In Mustela lutreola isolate mMusLut2 chromosome 1, mMusLut2.pri, whole genome shotgun sequence, one genomic interval encodes:
- the PPM1K gene encoding protein phosphatase 1K, mitochondrial → MSTAALITLVRSGGSHVRRRVLLSSRLLQDDKRLTPTCHSSTSEPRCSRFDPDGSGRPATWDNFGIWDNRIDEPILLPPSIKYGKPIPKISLENVGCASHIGKRKENEDRFDSAQLTDEVLYFAVYDGHGGPAAADFCHTHMEKCIMDLLPKEKNLETVLTLAFLEIDKAFSRHAHLSADATLLTSGTTATIALVRDGIELVVASVGDSRAILCRKGKPMKLTIDHTPERKDEKERIKKCGGFVAWNSLGQPHVNGRLAMTRSLGDLDLKTSGVIAEPETKRIKLQHADDSFLVLTTDGINFMVNSQEICDFVNQCHDPNEAAHAVIEQAIQYGSEDNSTVVVVPFGAWGKYKNSEINFSFSRSFASSGRWA, encoded by the exons ATGTCCACAGCTGCCCTAATTACTTTGGTGAGAAGCGGTGGGAGCCACGTGAGAAGGAGAGTGCTGCTAAGCTCCCGCCTACTGCAGGACGACAAACGGCTGACACCCACCTGCCACAGCTCCACTTCGGAGCCCAGGTGTTCTCGGTTTGATCCGGATGGTAGTGGGCGTCCGGCCACCTGGGATAATTTTGGGATCTGGGATAACCGCATCGATGAGCCCATTCTGCTGCCGCCCAGCATTAAGTATGGCAAGCCAATTCCCAAAATCAGCCTGGAGAACGTGGGCTGCGCCTCGCATATTGGGAAACGGAAAGAGAATGAAGACCGGTTTGACAGCGCTCAGCTGACAGATGAGGTCCTGTACTTCGCCGTGTATGACGGCCACGGCGGACCTGCAGCCGCGGATTTCTGTCACACCCACATGGAGAAATGCATCAT GGACTTGCTTCCTAAGGAGAAGAACTTGGAAACTGTGTTGACCTTGGCTTTTCTAGAAATAGATAAAGCGTTTTCAAGGCACGCCCACCTGTCTGCGGATG CAACCCTTCTGACCTCTGGGACTACTGCAACGATAGCCCTGGTGAGAGATGGTATTGAACTGGTTGTAGCCAGTGTTGGGGATAGCCGGGCTATTTTGTGTAGAAAAGGAAAACCTATGAAGCTGACCATTGACCATActccagaaagaaaagatgaaaaagaaag GATCAAGAAATGTGGTGGTTTTGTGGCTTGGAATAGTTTGGGACAGCCTCACGTGAATGGCAGACTTGCAATGACAAGGAGTCTTGGAGACTTGGATCTTAAAACCAGTGGTGTGATAGCAGAACCAGAAACAAAGAGGATTAAG CTACAGCATGCTGATGACAGCTTCCTGGTCCTCACAACAGATGGAATTAATTTCATGGTGAATAGTCAAGAGATCTGTGACTTTGTCAACCAGTGCCATGATCCCAACGAAGCAGCCCATGCAGTGATTGAACAG gcaatacaatatgGTAGTGAAGATAATAGTACTGTGGTCGTAGTGCCTTTTGGTGCGTGGGGAAAGTACAAGAACTCTGAAATCAACTTTTCATTCAGCAGAAGCTTTGCCTCCAGCGGACGATGGGCCTGA